In the genome of Quercus robur chromosome 3, dhQueRobu3.1, whole genome shotgun sequence, one region contains:
- the LOC126717952 gene encoding lysine-rich arabinogalactan protein 19 codes for MATMLWAFFLVGLSFTQFLANVQGQVATPSTLPTTTPAAPSTLPTATPPPTTTPAAPSNLPVATPPTTPSAPSTLPTAKPPAATTPSAATPPPKSSPSPKVAPTISPTVPPPKIPPPQSPPVSTPTQPPVLPPSLPPALPPPKISPTPAKAPPVPAPAKQTPVPAPAPPPPTAAPVPAPLKAAPAPAPVPVTPVPAPVLVPSSAPAPTKHKKKRRHRHKHKHHHAPAPAPAANVTSPPAPPTLVDTEDTTPAPSPNANGGHALHQQVGRSGRWMTTGLAVAILLALTGYNS; via the exons ATGGCTACAATGTTGTGGGCTTTCTTTTTAGTTGGTCTTAGTTTTACACAATTCCTTGCCAATGTACAAGGACAAGTGGCCACACCTTCTACCTTGCCAACCACAACACCAGCTGCACCATCTACTCTGCCAACCGCAACACCGCCTCCTACTACCACACCAGCGGCCCCATCCAATTTGCCAGTTGCAACACCGCCTACAACACCATCTGCGCCATCTACATTGCCAACTGCAAAACCACCTGCTGCTACCACCCCATCTGCAGCAACCCCCCCACCAAAATCATCCCCATCTCCTAAAGTAGCCCCAACAATAAGCCCAACCGTCCCACCCCCTAAAATTCCACCACCACAAAGTCCACCTGTCTCAACTCCAACACAGCCACCGGTATTGCCACCATCTCTACCACCAGCTTTACCACCACCAAAAATCTCTCCCACACCAGCCAAAGCACCACCAGTGCCAGCCCCTGCAAAGCAGACACCAGTACCAGCACcggcaccaccaccacctacAGCAGCACCTGTACCAGCACCACTGAAGGCAGCACCAGCACCAGCACCTGTACCAGTTACACCCGTTCCAGCACCAGTCTTGGTGCCCTCATCTGCTCCAGCACCCACCAaacacaagaagaaaagaaggcaCAGACATAAGCACAAGCATCATCATGCACCAGCACCAGCACCAGCAGCTAATGTAACCAGCCCCCCAGCACCTCCTACATTGGTAGACACAGAGGATACAACTCCAGCACCATCACCAAATGCG AATGGAGGACATGCACTACATCAGCAGGTAGGAAGGTCTGGAAGGTGGATGACTACAGGATTAGCTGTTGCCATTCTGCTGGCTCTTACAGGATATAATTCCTAG